A genomic window from Lasioglossum baleicum unplaced genomic scaffold, iyLasBale1 scaffold0119, whole genome shotgun sequence includes:
- the LOC143219983 gene encoding uncharacterized protein LOC143219983, whose amino-acid sequence MDVEFSYSSDESVSGIMRRGRRNRIISSSSSYTARDRSTTEAEVSESGVGDQDDDAERRKIAEKFAPEEEYAEEEELLIKETDGDDPVALYKLFFTDEILEIIEEETNRCAAQCIANAAYSRRQHQQAWNPITK is encoded by the coding sequence ATGGATGTGGAATTCAGTTattcgtctgatgaatctgtatctggaatcatgcgGAGGGGACGacgaaatagaataatttcatcatcatcatcgtacACGGCACGCGATAGGAGTACGACGGAAGCAGAAGTTTCGGAGTCTGGTGTAGGGGATCAAGATGATGATGCGGAACGGCGGAAAATAGCTGAAAAATTTGCACCAGAGGAAGAGTatgcagaagaagaagagctactgatAAAGGAGACGGACGGCGACGATccagttgcattatataaattattcttcaCGGACGAAATATTGGAGATCATCGAAGAAGAGACGAATAGGTGTGCTGCTCAGTGCATAGCGAATGCAGCATATAGCAGGAGACAACACcaacaagcatggaaccccattacGAAAA